DNA sequence from the Pseudoxanthomonas sp. genome:
CTGAAGAAGATCCGCTACAACAACCCGCTGCAGATCGTGCCCAACGAGGGTTACCGGCAGGTGCTGGCGTACTGGAAGGGCGAGGGACCGAAGCCGTCCGCGGAAGCAGCAGAAGCCGCGCTGATGCGCTTCGCCACCGAGGACGTGCGCTACGAAAACAACGTGCAGCATCCGGACGTGATCGATGCGCTGTTCCGCGCACCGCACTCGGACCGGTCGGTGCCGTTCAAGCCGCATGTGATCGGCGAGGCGGGCGGCGCCATCGCGGCGGTCGACTTCGACATGGGACGTAACGGCGTGGCCTACCACGACCTGACGCCTGCCAACCACCACATCTCCGACGGCGGCGAGCGCGTGGTATGGAATCCCGCCATGGCCTACCGCAACGACGGCGTCGACCTGGGCACGGACGCCGAAGGTCGCTTGCACGTCGCCGGCCTGCAGCGCGACGAATGGCTCAAGTACACCTTCGATGCCGGCGCCGGCGGCACCTATCGCCTCGTTCTGGAGGGTCGCGGCGAGGGTCGCGTCTCGCTGGTGCTCAACGGCGTGCCGGTAAAGGCGGTGGACCGGACACGCGGATTCCACGGCCTGGTGCTGGCCCCGGGCCGCAACACGCTGATCGTCAGGGGCGAGGACGCCCCGGTCGACCTGGCGACGCTGCGCTTCTCGCGCTGAACCGGCGCCGCCTCGCGCGTGCCGAACCCCGCCCGCTCGGCTAAAGTCTGCGCAGTTTCCACGGAAGTCCCGTCTTGAAGATCCACATCCTCGGCATCGCCGGCACCTTCATGGGCGGCGTGGCCGCGCTGGCGCGCGAACTCGGCCACACCGTCGAAGGCAGCGACCAGGCCATCTACCCGCCCATGTCGACCCAGCTTGAGACGCTCGGCATCGCGCTGGCGCAGGGCTACCAGCCGCAGAACATCGCGCCGGACTGCGACGAGATCGTCATCGGCAACGCGCTGTCGCGTGGCAACCCGGCGGTCGAGGCGGTGCTGGACCAGGGGCGCCGCTATATCTCCGGCGCGCAGTGGCTGTCCGAGCGCGTGTTGCCCGGCCGCGACACGCTGGCCGTCGCCGGCACGCACGGCAAGACCACCACCACGACCATCCTCACCTACCTGCTGGACGCGGCGGGCCGCTCGCCCGGTTTCCTGATCGGGGGCGTGGCCGAGGATTTCGGCGCGTCCGCGCGCATCGGCGGCGGACGCGAGTTCGTCGTCGAGGCGGACGAGTACGACACCGCCTTCTTCGACAAGCGCAGCAAGTTCGTCCATTACCGCCCGCTGGTCGCCATCCTCAACAACCTGGAATACGACCACGCCGACATCTTCCCCGACGTGGCCGCGATCCAGCGCCAGTTCCACCACCTGGTGCGCACCGTGCCGCGCCGCGGACGCCTGATCGTCAACGGCGAGGACGCGCGCCTGGCCGAGGTGCTGGCGATGGGCTGCTGGACGCCGGTCGAGCGCTTCGGCTTCGACGCCTCGCTGGAGTGGAGCGCGCGCCTGATCCGCGAGGACGGCAGTGCGTTCGCGGTACGGCACAACGGCACGGAGATCGGCGAAGTGCACTGGCCGATGCTCGGTCGCCACAACGTGCTCAACGGTCTGGCGGCGCTGGCCGCGTGCCATGCGGTGGGCGTCGATATCGCCACGGTGCTGCCGTCGCTGGCCGCGTTCCGCAGCGTCAAGCGGCGGCTGGAAGTGATCGGCCAGCACGACGGCATCACCGTCTACGACGACTTCGCCCACCATCCCACCGCGATCCACACCACGCTCGAAGGCCTGCGCGCGCGCGTCGGCGCGGCGCGCATCCTGGTGGCGATGGAGCCGCGCAGCAATTCGATGCGCTCCGGTGCCCACGCCGAGGCGCTGGCGCCGTCGCTCGACATCGCGGACGCGGTGGTCTTCCTCCATCGTCCGGAGCTGGCCTGGGATGCCGGCAGGATCGTCGCTGCCATCCGCGGCGATGCGCGCACCGTGCCGGATGTCGATGCCCTGGTCGCTGCATTGAAGGCGCAGGCGCGGCCGGGCGACCACGTGGTGTTCATGTCGAACGGCGGTTTCGATGGCGCGCCGCGGCGGTTCCTGATGGCGCTGTCGGCGACTCGCGCCTGACCGCGCGCTCGCGCGGGACGGTGCGGCGGCGCAGCATCGATGACACTGCAGAGGTGGGCGTCGTACGGTCAAGACGGAATGCAGGGCGCGTCGCGGCGCGGCTTTCCGGACGAAGCGTGATCTGACAATCGCGTGGCCGCTCCTGCGGCGGGTGACGTGGGCCGCGGGCGTCCGTGGAGAGACCTAGAGTGATCGGGCACGGGGGACACCGTGCTTCCAACCACACTAGGAGGTATTCCATGCAGCAGATTGCCCGCGCCATCGGGGTGGCGCTCGGTATGTTCGGTTATGCCGGCGGCGCCTGTGCGGCGACTTATGTCGTGACCGCCAACTCGAACAGTTTCGACCATCAGCTCTCGCGCAAGGTGGAGGCGGCCGGTGGTCGCATCGTGGCGACGCTACCGCAGATCGGCGTGGCCATCGTCGAGTCGGACAACCCGGCCTTCGCGACCGTTGCCGGCCGCATTCCGGCCGTACGCTCGGCCGTGCCGGACGTGGCGATCGCGTTCGACCTGCCCGTGGCGGCCGACCAGGTCACCGCCGACTACGCCAACCCGCCCGCCTCCGGCGACAACGACAGCTTCTTCGACTTCCAGTGGGGCCACGCGGCCATCGATGCCGCCGGTGCATGGAATGCCGGCTATCGCGGGCGTGGCGCCACGGTCGCGGTGCTCGACTCCGGCGTGTACTGCGCGCATGTCGACATCGCGCCCAATCTCAACGCCGCCAAGTCCGCCTCCTTCATCGCCGGGCAGACCCACTGCAACACCAGCGGCAGCACCCACGGTACGCACGTGATGGGCACCATCGGTGCGGCGGACAACGGCATCGGCACGATAGGCGTGGCGCCGGAGGCGGAGCTGATCGCGGTGAAGGTGCTGGATCCGGCGACCGGCAGCGGGTCCTTTTCCGCCATCATCCAGGGCATCGTGCATGCGGCCGATGTCGGCGCCGACGTCATCAACATGAGCCTGGGCGTCAATGGCGGCCTGCAGGTCGGCGGCAACGAGGTGGCCGAACTGGTCAACGCCGCCGCGCGCGCCGTGCGCTATGCCAACAGGCAGAACGCCACCGTGGTGGCCTCCGCCGGCAACGATGGCCGCGATCTGGACAAGGACAGCGGCCGCGTCTGCGACACCGACGGCACGTGCACGACGGTGAACCTGCGTTCGTTCCCGGGCCAGCTGCCCGGCGTCATCACGGTCAGCGCGCTCGGTCCGATCGCGTGGCAGAAGGACACCGCCGGTGCCGACTTCGACATCCGCGCCAGCTACAGCAACTACGGTCAGTCGGCGATCCATTTCGGCGCGCCGGGTGGCAACTACGACTATCCGGGAACCGAGAACTGCACGTTCAAGGGCATCGCCCGCCCGTGCTGGGTCTGGGACATGGTGTTCAGCACCACCTCCGGCACCACCGGCTACGGCTGGTCCGCCGGCACCAGCATGGCGGCGCCGCATGTCGCCGGCGTGGCGGCGCTCATCATCGGCAAGCATGGCGGCGAACTGTCGCCTGCGGCGGTGGAGCGCATGCTGCGCGCGTCGGCGGACGACCTGGGGAAGCCGGGCAACGACGAGACCTTCGGCGCCGGGCGCGTCAATGCGCGTCGTGCGGTAGCCCAGTAAGCCGCTGGCGTTCGCTTCCGCAGACCGACGGCCACGTCCGACATGGCGTGGCCGTCGTCGTCGGCTTCCCGCTCCCGAAAGCCGGTCGGTACACTGCGCGCATGACCTCGGCCGAATCGCTTCCGCTGTTTCCCCTGCACAAGGTGCTGCTGCCCGGTGCCGCGATGGACCTGCGCATCTTCGAGCGGCGCTATCTCGATCTGGTGCGCGATTGCGGGCGGTCGGGTACCGGTTTCGGTGTCTGCCTGATCCTCGAGGGCAGCGAAGCCGGCGCGCCCGCCACGCCGGCGGCCTATGGGGTCGAGGCGAAGATCGAGAACTTCGACCTGGGCGAGGACGGTCTGCTGTCGCTGCGCGTGCGCGGGCATCGCCGTTTCCACGTGGTGCGTACGCGCGTGCGCGACAACGGACTGGTCATGGCCGACGTGGAATGGCTGCATTCGGACGAGGATCTCGAGATCCTGCCGGAGCATGCGCTGCTGGGCACGTTGCTGCAGACGATGATGGAGAAGGTGGGCACCGACATCAGCAAGCTGCCTGCCCGCGTGTTCGAGCATGCGGGATGGGTCGGCTGGCGGCTGGCGCAGGTGCTGCCCATCACGTCATTGCAGCGCGTGTCGCTGCTGCAGGAGAACGACGTCAACGCACGCCTGCAGCGCCTGCTGGAATGGATCGACTGACGCCATGCTGTAGCGCCCCGCTTGCTCGGCTGCGTCGTCTCGGAGGCTCGGTTCGCCTAACGGCAAGCGGAGCAAGCTCCGCTCTACGTTCTCTTCGGAAGGTTCAGGGTGGCGGGATCTGCTCGCCGCCCGTACGCAGGCGTAGCACCGGCAATCCGGAATCCGGATGCGGCGCGATGGCGTGGTCGAGCTCCGACGTGGCCTGCGTCACTGCCTCCAGCGCCGTGCGTGCTTCGCGCAGCGGCCGCCACAGGCGGATCAGGTTGAACGCGCGCTGTTGCTGC
Encoded proteins:
- the mpl gene encoding UDP-N-acetylmuramate:L-alanyl-gamma-D-glutamyl-meso-diaminopimelate ligase translates to MKIHILGIAGTFMGGVAALARELGHTVEGSDQAIYPPMSTQLETLGIALAQGYQPQNIAPDCDEIVIGNALSRGNPAVEAVLDQGRRYISGAQWLSERVLPGRDTLAVAGTHGKTTTTTILTYLLDAAGRSPGFLIGGVAEDFGASARIGGGREFVVEADEYDTAFFDKRSKFVHYRPLVAILNNLEYDHADIFPDVAAIQRQFHHLVRTVPRRGRLIVNGEDARLAEVLAMGCWTPVERFGFDASLEWSARLIREDGSAFAVRHNGTEIGEVHWPMLGRHNVLNGLAALAACHAVGVDIATVLPSLAAFRSVKRRLEVIGQHDGITVYDDFAHHPTAIHTTLEGLRARVGAARILVAMEPRSNSMRSGAHAEALAPSLDIADAVVFLHRPELAWDAGRIVAAIRGDARTVPDVDALVAALKAQARPGDHVVFMSNGGFDGAPRRFLMALSATRA
- a CDS encoding S8 family peptidase gives rise to the protein MQQIARAIGVALGMFGYAGGACAATYVVTANSNSFDHQLSRKVEAAGGRIVATLPQIGVAIVESDNPAFATVAGRIPAVRSAVPDVAIAFDLPVAADQVTADYANPPASGDNDSFFDFQWGHAAIDAAGAWNAGYRGRGATVAVLDSGVYCAHVDIAPNLNAAKSASFIAGQTHCNTSGSTHGTHVMGTIGAADNGIGTIGVAPEAELIAVKVLDPATGSGSFSAIIQGIVHAADVGADVINMSLGVNGGLQVGGNEVAELVNAAARAVRYANRQNATVVASAGNDGRDLDKDSGRVCDTDGTCTTVNLRSFPGQLPGVITVSALGPIAWQKDTAGADFDIRASYSNYGQSAIHFGAPGGNYDYPGTENCTFKGIARPCWVWDMVFSTTSGTTGYGWSAGTSMAAPHVAGVAALIIGKHGGELSPAAVERMLRASADDLGKPGNDETFGAGRVNARRAVAQ
- a CDS encoding LON peptidase substrate-binding domain-containing protein is translated as MTSAESLPLFPLHKVLLPGAAMDLRIFERRYLDLVRDCGRSGTGFGVCLILEGSEAGAPATPAAYGVEAKIENFDLGEDGLLSLRVRGHRRFHVVRTRVRDNGLVMADVEWLHSDEDLEILPEHALLGTLLQTMMEKVGTDISKLPARVFEHAGWVGWRLAQVLPITSLQRVSLLQENDVNARLQRLLEWID